The Zygosaccharomyces rouxii strain CBS732 chromosome A complete sequence genome window below encodes:
- a CDS encoding GSK family serine/threonine-protein kinase (highly similar to uniprot|P38615 Saccharomyces cerevisiae YMR139W RIM11 Protein kinase required for signal transduction during entry into meiosis), producing MNLELVTNTEVVHKQVYCGHPSGNNGENEPAEITYPTTEVVGHGSFGVVFTTTIKETDEDVAIKKVLQDRRFKNRELEIMKLLKHPNIIDLKYYFYEKDSHGEVYLNLILDYMPQSLYQRLRHFVHIPSAMPRLEIKCYMYQLFKSLNYLHNFALVCHRDIKPQNLLVDPNTCALKICDFGSAKQLKPTEPNVSYICSRYYRAPELIFGATHYSNQIDVWSSGCVMAELLLGQPMFPGESGIDQLVEIIKILGTPSRQEICAMNPNYMEHKFPQIKPIPLSRVFKKEDEQTVQFLADTLKYDPMERFNALQCLCSSYFDELRHAQGQLKQIVDSLQLLQFEYDTELAHLTQDQLEAVRLKLQPTQIR from the coding sequence ATGAATTTAGAACTTGTAACGAATACCGAAGTGGTACACAAGCAAGTGTATTGCGGTCATCCTTCAGGTAATAACGGGGAAAATGAACCTGCAGAAATTACATATCCTACTACAGAGGTTGTAGGACATGGTTCATTTGGTGTTGTTTTCACTACTACTATAAAGGAGACAGACGAGGATGTAGCTATAAAGaaagttttacaagatcGTCGTTTCAAAAATCgagaattggaaattatGAAGTTGCTTAAGCACCCTAATAtaattgatttgaaatattacTTTTATGAAAAGGATTCCCATGGTGAAGTTTATCTTAATCTGATATTGGATTACATGCCTCAGTCATTATATCAGCGACTGAGGCACTTTGTACACATCCCAAGTGCAATGCCAAGATTGGAGATTAAGTGCTACATGTATCAGCTGTTCAAATCATTGAATTATCTGCATAATTTTGCATTAGTTTGTCATAGAGATATTAAACCTCAAAATTTATTAGTGGATCCAAACACATGTGCTCTGAAAATCTGTGATTTTGGGTCTGCAAAACAGTTAAAACCAACGGAACCGAACGTTTCCTACATTTGCTCTCGTTATTATAGAGCACCAGAGTTAATCTTTGGAGCTACTCATTATTCAAATCAGATTGATGTCTGGTCAAGTGGATGTGTTATGGCAGAACTACTTTTAGGTCAACCGATGTTTCCAGGTGAAAGTGGTATCGATCAATTAGTAGAAATTATAAAAATTTTAGGTACACCTTCGCGTCAAGAGATATGTGCTATGAACCCAAATTATATGGAACATAAATTTCCTCAAATTAAACCAATTCCTCTTTCTAGGGTCTTTAAGAAGGAAGATGAGCAAACAGTTCAATTTCTAGCCGACACTCTAAAATATGATCCCATGGAAAGATTTAACGCATTGCAATGTCTATGTTCTTCttattttgatgaattacGTCACGCTCAAGGTCAATTAAAACAAATTGTAGACTCATTACAACTATTACAATTTGAATATGATACAGAATTGGCCCATCTGACACAGGATCAATTGGAGGCTGTCAGGTTAAAATTGCAACCAACGCAGATACGATGA